The Solicola gregarius DNA window TGGCGTGGGCCGGAGGCCGTGCTCACCGTGCTCTGCCTGGTGCCGGTCGCCGCGATCGCACTGTCCGCGTTCCTGCCGTCTCCGGTACGCGAGCGGGCCACCGTCAGGTAGGCATCAGGCGGCGGCGACCAGCGACACCGCCGCAGCGGCGAGCGCGAGCCCGACCGCCTGAGTGCGGTGGATGTGTTCGCGAAGCACCACCGCGGCCAGCAGCACGGTCAGCGCGGGGTAGAGCGCCGCGACGACGGAGACGAGGGTGAGCAGTCCCGTATGCGTGGCGTAGAGGAAGGCGCCGGTCGCGGTGGCGCCGAGCGGCCCCATCATCGCAGCCCGCCACGCGAGGCGGTCGCGAGGCAGCCACGCCGTCCGAAGCAGGGTTGCCGTTGCGATCACCGAGAGCACCGACGTCACCTGCATCAGCGCGAGCGGGTACATGCCTGCGTCGCTGTCGACCTGGCCGAGGATCGCGAACATCGACCCGAAGCCGAGACCGGCGAGCACACCGTCGACGACGCCGCCACCGTCGTGCGCCGCGGCCGGGTCATCGCTCATCCGCGAGATCAGGTAGATCGCCGGGAACGCGAACACGATGCCGACCCACGCGAGCAGCGAGGGTCGGTCGCCCGTGAGCAGGCCGACGCCGACGGGAACGATCGCCGAGCCCAGCGCCGAGATCGGTGCGACCACGCTCATCCGACCGGCCGCGAGGCCTCGGTACAGGAACGCCGCACCGACACCCGCACCGATGCCGGCGACCGCGCCCCATGCCCAGTCGTGAGCGGTGACCGTACCTCCGATGGCGACCGCGAGCACCAACGCGCACACTGCCGATGACGACTGCCCGACGACGGCGATCGGCCACGGCGCGCTACGGCGGGAGAAGATGCCGCCGAGGAAGTCGGAGAGGCCGTACGCGCCGGCGGAGACGAGTGCGAGGAGGACGGCCACCAGCGGAGCCTACGTCGGGCCAGGCTTTGGCCGGCGCTCGACCTCGGCGCCGATGTCGGCTAGCGGGCACCGACCAGATCGGCGATGCCGTCGTCATCCGGAAGCACGTGATGCAGGCCGGGGATCTGGGAGAACGCCTTGTCGGCCGAGACAAGTGTCGCGTACTTCGAGTCGAGGGCGACGGCGGCCAGCACGGCGTCGAACGCGCCGAGCGACTCGTACCGCGTCCAGAACTCGAGCCCGTCACTTAGATGCTCCTCCTCGGAGCAGCGCAGCGGCCCGAGCAACTGCGCGAATCGGTTGGCGAGCGTCATCGCGTCATGCCGAGGACGGCGGCGAGCATGTACATGGGCGAACTCCTGGATTGCCTCCGGAGTCGTCGTCGCCTGAACGCGATTCGTGCTCACGTGGTCGAGGACTTCGAGACACGTGCGCTTGTAATGGTGCTCGCCACCAACGGCATAAACGAGCACCGTCGTATCAATAAAGATCACTG harbors:
- a CDS encoding EamA family transporter — translated: MAVLLALVSAGAYGLSDFLGGIFSRRSAPWPIAVVGQSSSAVCALVLAVAIGGTVTAHDWAWGAVAGIGAGVGAAFLYRGLAAGRMSVVAPISALGSAIVPVGVGLLTGDRPSLLAWVGIVFAFPAIYLISRMSDDPAAAHDGGGVVDGVLAGLGFGSMFAILGQVDSDAGMYPLALMQVTSVLSVIATATLLRTAWLPRDRLAWRAAMMGPLGATATGAFLYATHTGLLTLVSVVAALYPALTVLLAAVVLREHIHRTQAVGLALAAAAVSLVAAA
- a CDS encoding type II toxin-antitoxin system VapC family toxin codes for the protein MIFIDTTVLVYAVGGEHHYKRTCLEVLDHVSTNRVQATTTPEAIQEFAHVHARRRPRHDAMTLANRFAQLLGPLRCSEEEHLSDGLEFWTRYESLGAFDAVLAAVALDSKYATLVSADKAFSQIPGLHHVLPDDDGIADLVGAR